From Novipirellula caenicola, the proteins below share one genomic window:
- a CDS encoding TIGR03545 family protein, with product MIRWSFVLTRLIIVVAIIMLLRWGLGPVASYVTIKGVESATGAKVEIGSAHVGLFPPSISYSDFRVADPRKGKEMEDMFRAESIELVIDGDAMLHRRWVAHDGKITGLQIGADRDSSGHYEIEEEEAAPSPSDTPSFLTRMIAATTDSLSAEASALTENLETVRRSREIRERWESEYDSLVVRARNLEKQIRTVRDEARGIDNPLRDWPQLQRTLEQAKQARNELMAVRQAIDTLPEQLQSDLASLDEAKRIDMEKVNQFVPGDLQNGDDFGIDMLKFAVQKQIDQIRGYLDGGRTIANYTVVAPESERGRGEDFDLLGDAKRSQFLVRRCEVGGEMRANGKMYSLKGIIENLTPTPELLREPTLVKFQLDGPDVVRVEYAVDRRRGADVDLLTLHWPQMEAKPLRLGSKHEAGISISGGQRELWVQLRSEGDHVEGRFVSKQTGLQMKLAVDSKFEKSAAVQSLQSSLDAVDRIEIDANFSGQWNDLALKMHTNLGQVFRRATQDAVNDQIVASKQKLQEQVDKAHLEQTLALREWLTSQQSEARSLLASADKSIEEMSQKVMSEVGEADVYLGKLRGAFEKKLR from the coding sequence ATGATACGCTGGAGTTTTGTACTGACCCGACTGATCATTGTCGTCGCCATCATCATGTTATTGCGTTGGGGCCTCGGTCCCGTCGCAAGCTACGTGACGATCAAAGGGGTTGAAAGTGCCACCGGTGCCAAGGTTGAAATCGGCAGCGCGCATGTCGGTCTGTTTCCCCCGAGCATCTCGTATTCGGATTTCCGAGTCGCGGATCCTCGCAAGGGCAAAGAGATGGAGGACATGTTCCGCGCCGAGTCGATTGAATTGGTGATTGACGGCGACGCCATGCTGCATCGCCGCTGGGTCGCCCATGATGGCAAAATCACAGGGCTGCAAATTGGTGCCGATCGCGATTCGTCAGGACACTACGAGATCGAAGAAGAGGAAGCCGCTCCGTCGCCTTCGGATACGCCATCGTTCTTGACTCGCATGATTGCGGCGACAACCGATTCGCTTAGCGCCGAAGCAAGCGCGTTGACCGAAAACCTGGAAACGGTTCGTCGCAGTCGCGAAATCCGCGAGCGCTGGGAAAGCGAATACGATTCGTTGGTCGTGCGAGCACGCAACTTGGAAAAACAGATTCGCACGGTGCGTGATGAAGCACGCGGAATCGATAATCCGTTGCGAGATTGGCCGCAATTGCAGCGAACACTCGAACAAGCCAAACAAGCTCGCAACGAGTTGATGGCCGTTCGCCAAGCGATTGATACGCTGCCCGAACAATTGCAATCCGATCTCGCGTCGCTGGATGAAGCGAAGCGGATCGACATGGAAAAAGTCAACCAATTTGTCCCTGGCGATCTGCAAAACGGCGACGACTTTGGCATCGATATGTTGAAGTTTGCCGTGCAAAAACAGATTGACCAAATTCGTGGCTACCTCGATGGAGGACGCACGATCGCCAATTACACCGTCGTGGCGCCCGAGAGCGAACGAGGGCGTGGCGAAGACTTTGATTTGCTGGGAGATGCGAAACGTTCGCAGTTCCTGGTTCGTCGCTGTGAAGTCGGCGGTGAAATGCGTGCCAATGGTAAAATGTACTCGCTCAAAGGGATCATCGAAAATTTGACTCCGACGCCCGAGTTGTTGCGAGAGCCGACGCTGGTGAAGTTTCAATTGGATGGTCCGGATGTGGTTCGCGTGGAATACGCAGTCGATCGTCGTCGGGGTGCGGATGTCGATTTGTTGACCCTGCATTGGCCCCAAATGGAAGCCAAACCACTGCGTTTAGGCAGCAAACATGAAGCGGGAATTTCTATCAGCGGCGGCCAACGCGAATTGTGGGTACAACTGCGTAGCGAAGGTGACCACGTCGAAGGCCGTTTCGTCAGCAAGCAAACCGGGCTGCAGATGAAATTGGCAGTGGATTCCAAGTTTGAAAAATCGGCGGCGGTGCAATCGCTGCAATCGAGTTTGGATGCGGTGGATCGCATCGAAATCGATGCCAATTTTAGCGGCCAATGGAACGATCTTGCCCTGAAGATGCACACCAATCTCGGCCAAGTGTTTCGCCGAGCGACTCAGGACGCCGTCAACGATCAAATCGTAGCGTCCAAGCAAAAGTTGCAGGAACAGGTCGACAAGGCTCACTTGGAGCAAACGTTGGCACTGCGAGAATGGTTGACGTCGCAGCAAAGCGAAGCACGATCGTTGTTGGCCAGTGCGGATAAGTCGATCGAGGAAATGAGCCAAAAGGTGATGAGCGAAGTCGGCGAGGCCGACGTCTATCTCGGCAAACTTCGAGGCGCCTTCGAGAAGAAGCTGCGTTAA
- the trpE gene encoding anthranilate synthase component I, with amino-acid sequence MLTPEPADFDQLAIHHDFVPVYRRLLSDSLTPVTAFRLLDDGGPACLFESVIGGEKVGRYSFLASDPIKRFSARGNQVAISDLRGGSDGGSGTTQQLESDDPLETFRSHVKYRVAEVPGLPPFVGGAIGYAGYDVVRYVENLPNSPTDDRQLPDLDFAFYHTLCVFDHVDKTITVVSLADCRDVTHAADAQQAFGNASQQIDKTIAKLSQPTAHTPEEFTNEKPSPPLNIESNFTRESFGKAVLECVEYIRAGDIFQVVPSQRLSVKTDVDPFEIYRSLRVVNPSPFMFFVRTPDCMLVGCSPEIMCRVADNVVTVRPLAGTRRRGKTEKEDKALEKELLADPKEIAEHVMLVDLGRNDVGRVAQFGTVELTEVMVVERYSHVMHISSEVQGKLREGLDAFDALKACLPAGTVSGAPKVRAMEVIDSIEPHRRGPYGGAVGYVDYRGNMDTCIALRTMVAKDGVVYVQAGCGVVADSDPDAEYDETMNKARALISAIETTVARVSS; translated from the coding sequence ATGTTAACACCTGAACCTGCCGACTTCGACCAACTCGCGATCCACCATGACTTTGTTCCGGTGTATCGGCGTTTACTGAGCGACTCGTTAACCCCAGTGACCGCGTTTCGACTTTTGGACGATGGCGGCCCCGCTTGTCTGTTCGAAAGTGTGATCGGGGGCGAAAAAGTAGGCCGTTACAGTTTCCTAGCCTCTGACCCGATCAAGCGATTTTCCGCACGTGGCAACCAAGTCGCGATTTCCGATCTCCGCGGCGGCTCGGACGGGGGCAGTGGGACAACCCAACAACTCGAGTCCGACGACCCGCTGGAAACCTTTCGCTCGCACGTCAAATACCGAGTCGCCGAGGTCCCGGGGTTACCCCCATTTGTGGGCGGGGCGATCGGATACGCCGGTTACGATGTCGTGCGGTACGTCGAAAATCTGCCCAACTCACCCACCGATGATCGGCAGCTGCCCGATTTGGATTTTGCGTTCTACCACACGCTGTGCGTGTTCGATCATGTCGACAAAACGATCACCGTGGTTTCACTAGCCGATTGCCGCGACGTCACCCATGCCGCCGATGCCCAGCAGGCCTTCGGCAACGCATCTCAGCAAATCGACAAAACGATTGCCAAACTTTCGCAACCGACCGCTCATACCCCCGAAGAATTCACGAACGAGAAGCCTTCGCCGCCGCTAAATATCGAGTCTAATTTTACTCGCGAATCGTTCGGCAAAGCGGTGCTGGAGTGTGTGGAATACATTCGCGCAGGCGACATTTTCCAAGTCGTCCCAAGCCAACGCCTGAGTGTCAAAACCGACGTCGATCCTTTTGAGATTTATCGCTCGCTGCGAGTGGTCAATCCCAGCCCGTTCATGTTCTTTGTCCGTACACCGGACTGCATGTTGGTCGGATGTTCACCCGAGATCATGTGCCGTGTTGCCGACAACGTGGTCACCGTGCGTCCATTGGCGGGAACCCGGCGGCGAGGCAAAACCGAAAAAGAAGACAAGGCTCTCGAAAAAGAACTGCTCGCCGACCCCAAAGAAATCGCCGAGCACGTGATGCTGGTCGACTTGGGTCGCAACGATGTCGGCCGCGTCGCCCAATTTGGTACGGTGGAATTGACCGAAGTGATGGTCGTCGAGCGTTATTCGCACGTGATGCACATCAGTAGCGAAGTGCAAGGCAAACTGCGTGAAGGGCTCGACGCCTTTGACGCGCTGAAGGCATGCTTGCCCGCGGGCACCGTCTCGGGTGCACCGAAAGTTCGCGCGATGGAGGTGATCGATTCGATTGAACCCCACCGCCGCGGCCCTTACGGCGGTGCGGTCGGCTACGTCGATTACCGAGGCAACATGGATACCTGTATCGCGCTGCGAACGATGGTCGCCAAAGACGGCGTCGTGTACGTGCAAGCGGGCTGCGGCGTGGTCGCCGACAGCGATCCGGATGCCGAATACGACGAAACGATGAACAAGGCCCGGGCGCTGATCTCGGCGATCGAAACCACCGTGGCGCGAGTCTCTTCGTAG
- a CDS encoding TIGR03546 family protein gives MIIWSIKLLSNVRHAIAGRKYPHQLAGAVAIGALLGIIPHGNLLALLVLIVLLSLKINHSMAALTTIGTTFAATKLDPYSHDVGSYILTHPTLGPKMASFWNLPLVPWTDLNNTVVLGSFVIGLAAVLPIFLITYPVFRLFKPHDAEGEQDRIDSLSDEALDAEENRVLLHPNPSTETKAPHRVGEVAAAATQPLVVRIDQSHVVSKSDRENDTAKATAAVDTAGADESNESTERLRMPRAAVETRIDVIRMKDADAATRPIETAPSATEDEAETDQQPMDEALNYLLRQLRTSKQKDAA, from the coding sequence ATGATCATCTGGTCCATCAAATTATTGAGTAACGTTCGCCACGCGATCGCCGGACGCAAATATCCGCACCAGCTTGCTGGGGCGGTTGCGATCGGTGCATTGTTAGGCATTATTCCGCACGGAAATCTGTTGGCGCTGTTGGTGCTGATCGTTTTGTTGTCGCTGAAGATCAACCATTCGATGGCGGCATTGACCACGATCGGGACGACCTTTGCCGCGACCAAGCTCGATCCGTATTCGCACGACGTGGGCAGCTATATTCTGACGCATCCGACGCTTGGCCCCAAGATGGCCAGCTTTTGGAATCTGCCGTTGGTGCCGTGGACGGATCTGAACAACACTGTCGTGTTGGGCAGTTTTGTCATCGGGTTGGCTGCCGTACTGCCGATCTTTTTGATCACCTACCCCGTGTTTCGGTTGTTTAAACCCCATGATGCCGAGGGCGAGCAGGATCGAATCGACTCGCTTTCGGACGAGGCACTCGATGCCGAAGAAAATCGCGTCTTGTTGCATCCTAATCCATCGACCGAAACCAAGGCTCCGCATCGCGTAGGCGAGGTGGCTGCCGCAGCGACACAGCCATTGGTGGTCCGCATCGATCAATCGCATGTCGTATCGAAGTCGGACCGCGAAAACGATACGGCCAAAGCCACTGCGGCCGTCGACACAGCGGGCGCCGACGAGTCAAACGAATCAACGGAGCGATTGCGGATGCCTCGGGCTGCAGTCGAGACACGCATCGACGTGATTCGCATGAAGGATGCCGACGCAGCAACCCGTCCGATTGAAACAGCCCCCTCGGCCACCGAGGACGAGGCAGAAACCGATCAGCAGCCGATGGACGAGGCGCTCAATTACTTACTTCGTCAATTGCGCACCTCTAAGCAAAAGGATGCAGCATGA
- a CDS encoding PD-(D/E)XK nuclease family protein has protein sequence MNPQITTEFLGWDAPLLPRAVDSLKSKYATTNQFDLSGLICVLPTSQSSYRFETLLKEAAKDAGLRLSLPKIITLGRLPEQLYLPRGTLAIDFEQTLAWSQVLAAANPETLKPLVPTLPTSDEADTWMELAATIRGLHEDLASNQLSFADVATVTEAENDQRRWTLLATLFESYLKRLAAAGLADPHHERRFALSDHACKTSSTVVLIGTSDLSHLQIAMLRATQGEIVAMVAAPANEASRFDEFGCIETSKWTDYRLPIDDEQLISAGDIADQSTAVAEVIAEFAKQYSVDEVTIGVTDESQVGPIEFEMRSCGVDTFRNLGWSIDRTAIGRLLNLTASYLKTRSWQSLATLVRHADVHAWISKQDPESADSWLTQIDQLLANHFPIQLANPLPEEAKKSYPTAIQVAKRIEKWMTPLQGANRPLGQWCGAISQWLTTLYATELDALEPADESMPLFAPEESSVPQDRTTMALHSVCGLLTRFANVNAELDLEIDGASAMQMIANRVGDLRVVDPMQPDDIEILGWLDLALDDAQALVVLGLNQPFVPTAVTNDAFLPGALRTQLRMADNDRRFARDVYNMQLLLSTRQTVRFIVGRNSADGTPTPPSRLLAAASDEDVARRIRLLLETSRPRVLVRHGWDTANVESSLPIPSLPASTGTCPVKAMSVTAFHDYLACPYRFYLRHVLKLKPLDDMSAELAANQFGDLIHGALETFGDSDDRDESDAEKIEKILLHHLHRYASLRYGDSASTAVALQIRQAERRLRKVAVEQAQRIAQGWVIKQSEASVDDKRDGACIEVDGFKMGLRGRLDRIDFHRDSGRWAILDYKTHGHKPEKKHLKKTDEGMQWIDLQLPLYRMMIPYLGIDANPTEVQLGYFNISDKDEETKINIADFDESLMDQARELILDCVRRIRDEDFAPSRDPIQYDDYDMIMQTGVMSVAGGIEDSE, from the coding sequence ATGAATCCACAAATCACGACCGAATTTCTTGGCTGGGATGCCCCGCTGTTGCCGCGTGCCGTGGACTCACTGAAATCAAAGTACGCAACGACGAATCAGTTTGATTTGTCGGGGCTGATCTGCGTGCTGCCGACGTCGCAAAGCTCCTATCGTTTCGAGACGCTGCTGAAGGAAGCCGCCAAGGACGCCGGTTTGCGTTTGAGTCTGCCAAAAATCATCACGCTTGGCCGACTGCCCGAACAACTTTATTTGCCTCGCGGCACCCTCGCGATCGACTTTGAACAAACGCTTGCGTGGTCTCAAGTCCTTGCAGCGGCAAATCCTGAAACGCTCAAACCGCTGGTTCCCACGCTGCCGACCTCGGACGAAGCCGATACATGGATGGAGTTGGCGGCGACGATTCGGGGACTGCACGAAGATCTGGCCTCGAACCAGCTTTCGTTTGCCGATGTCGCAACCGTCACCGAAGCGGAAAATGACCAACGACGCTGGACGCTGTTGGCAACGCTGTTTGAATCGTATTTAAAGCGACTTGCTGCGGCGGGACTTGCCGACCCACACCATGAACGTCGATTTGCACTAAGCGATCACGCCTGTAAAACCAGTTCGACCGTCGTGTTGATTGGGACGAGCGACTTGAGTCATTTGCAGATTGCGATGCTACGCGCGACACAGGGGGAAATCGTCGCGATGGTGGCGGCCCCGGCAAACGAAGCGTCGCGTTTTGACGAATTCGGATGCATCGAAACCAGCAAGTGGACCGATTACCGATTGCCGATCGACGACGAACAATTGATCTCGGCGGGCGATATTGCCGACCAATCGACTGCGGTTGCCGAGGTGATTGCCGAATTCGCCAAGCAATACTCGGTCGACGAGGTCACGATCGGAGTGACCGACGAATCCCAGGTTGGGCCGATCGAATTTGAAATGCGAAGCTGCGGAGTCGACACCTTTCGAAACCTTGGGTGGAGCATTGATCGCACCGCGATTGGACGGCTGCTGAACTTGACAGCGTCCTATTTGAAGACCCGTTCGTGGCAATCGCTGGCCACGCTGGTGCGTCATGCGGACGTGCATGCTTGGATTAGCAAACAAGATCCCGAATCCGCCGATTCTTGGTTGACGCAGATTGACCAATTGCTTGCCAACCACTTTCCCATCCAACTCGCCAACCCGCTGCCTGAGGAAGCCAAGAAAAGCTATCCGACTGCGATCCAAGTTGCCAAACGGATTGAAAAATGGATGACGCCGCTGCAAGGTGCCAACCGTCCGTTGGGACAGTGGTGTGGAGCGATCTCGCAGTGGTTAACCACGCTCTATGCTACGGAACTGGATGCCCTCGAACCGGCCGATGAATCAATGCCGTTGTTTGCGCCGGAGGAAAGCAGCGTGCCGCAAGACCGCACGACGATGGCATTGCATTCGGTTTGTGGATTGTTGACGCGGTTTGCCAATGTCAACGCCGAATTGGACCTTGAAATCGACGGCGCAAGTGCGATGCAAATGATTGCCAATCGTGTGGGCGACCTGCGAGTGGTCGATCCGATGCAGCCCGATGATATTGAGATCCTCGGTTGGCTGGACCTCGCCTTGGATGATGCTCAGGCGTTGGTGGTACTGGGGCTGAATCAACCGTTTGTGCCCACCGCGGTGACCAATGACGCGTTTTTACCAGGCGCGCTGCGTACGCAACTGCGGATGGCCGACAACGACCGACGGTTTGCCCGCGACGTTTACAACATGCAGTTATTGTTGTCGACGCGGCAAACGGTGCGTTTTATTGTAGGTCGCAATTCAGCTGATGGAACACCGACTCCGCCGAGCCGATTGTTGGCGGCGGCATCGGACGAAGACGTCGCTCGGCGGATCCGCTTGTTACTCGAAACCAGCCGACCACGCGTGTTGGTCCGGCACGGCTGGGATACCGCCAACGTCGAATCATCGCTGCCGATCCCCTCGCTGCCCGCGTCCACGGGTACCTGTCCAGTCAAAGCGATGAGCGTGACCGCGTTTCACGATTACTTGGCATGTCCCTATCGATTCTATCTGCGTCATGTCTTGAAACTGAAACCGCTGGACGACATGTCGGCGGAATTAGCGGCGAACCAATTTGGCGATTTGATTCACGGTGCGTTGGAAACGTTTGGCGATTCCGATGACCGCGACGAATCCGACGCAGAGAAGATCGAAAAAATCTTGCTCCATCATTTGCACCGCTACGCAAGTTTGCGATACGGTGATTCGGCGTCCACCGCGGTGGCGCTGCAAATCCGGCAAGCGGAAAGACGTCTTCGCAAAGTCGCGGTCGAACAGGCCCAACGTATCGCCCAGGGCTGGGTGATCAAGCAATCCGAAGCCTCGGTGGATGACAAACGCGACGGAGCCTGCATTGAGGTCGACGGTTTTAAAATGGGACTTCGCGGCCGACTCGACCGCATTGACTTCCATCGCGATTCAGGACGCTGGGCGATTTTGGATTACAAAACGCACGGGCATAAACCAGAGAAAAAGCATCTCAAAAAGACAGACGAGGGAATGCAGTGGATTGACCTGCAGTTACCGCTGTATCGCATGATGATTCCGTATCTCGGCATCGACGCCAATCCAACCGAAGTGCAGCTTGGTTATTTCAACATTAGCGACAAGGACGAGGAAACGAAGATCAACATCGCCGACTTTGATGAATCGTTGATGGATCAGGCTCGAGAATTGATCCTTGACTGTGTTCGCCGTATTCGCGACGAAGACTTTGCTCCGAGCCGCGATCCGATTCAGTACGACGACTACGACATGATCATGCAAACGGGCGTGATGTCCGTCGCCGGCGGAATCGAGGATTCCGAATAA
- a CDS encoding UvrB/UvrC motif-containing protein: MKCQYCEKPATFHITELTEPSGPKIMHLCEEHARGFLQKESDSPVASVTNALAKQLQLGQSKKELAELDQKECPVCGISFFEFRNTGRLGCPYDYSFFEADLVPLLRNIHDAVEHVGKRPRRLAASADSQAEMIQLRREMEEAVELEDYERASEIRDELKRMERELSIPASDDDDASSSEGENQS, translated from the coding sequence ATGAAATGCCAGTATTGCGAAAAGCCCGCCACGTTTCATATCACCGAGTTGACGGAACCTTCGGGTCCCAAAATTATGCATCTTTGTGAGGAACACGCTCGCGGCTTTTTGCAAAAAGAATCCGATAGTCCTGTGGCCTCGGTCACCAACGCGCTGGCAAAGCAGCTGCAGTTGGGACAATCCAAAAAAGAATTGGCCGAATTGGACCAGAAAGAGTGTCCGGTGTGTGGCATCAGTTTTTTCGAGTTCCGCAACACCGGACGGCTCGGATGTCCTTACGATTACAGCTTTTTCGAGGCGGATTTGGTCCCCCTGCTGCGGAATATCCATGACGCCGTCGAACACGTCGGCAAACGGCCGCGGCGGTTGGCAGCGTCGGCCGATTCGCAAGCCGAAATGATCCAACTGCGGCGTGAGATGGAAGAGGCGGTGGAGCTCGAAGATTACGAGCGGGCGTCTGAAATCCGAGACGAACTAAAACGAATGGAACGCGAACTGAGCATCCCTGCGTCAGACGATGACGATGCCAGTTCGAGTGAAGGTGAGAATCAGTCGTGA